From a single Paludibacter jiangxiensis genomic region:
- a CDS encoding efflux RND transporter periplasmic adaptor subunit, producing MLVTRGDATVSTSFATQIESENTLDIYSRANGYIERIYVKEGDNVRKGNPILKISDADYRQTVNSTRAIYDNAQLEVRKLQPLVDKGIISPYQLQTAQSNLQAARAAYENARINLGYTVIKSPVSGVVGRITLKPGSLVTAGLAAPITTVASSGDVFAYFSFDEKKLIQLCNNSSGTLKQKVAKMPPVELVLADGQKYEYKGKLQLGSSIVDQTTGSLQMKAVFPNPQALLHTGTSGKINVPSFYSNVILVPQKATYEIQDKKMVFVVDPHGIIHATNITVVNATSDQYVVEDGVNVGDKIVVDGLNRLKDGDKIIPISAHDRNKGGKRTVAAKN from the coding sequence ATGCTGGTTACAAGGGGGGATGCAACTGTCAGCACAAGCTTTGCAACGCAAATTGAGAGTGAAAATACTCTTGATATTTATTCTCGAGCAAATGGTTACATTGAACGTATCTATGTTAAAGAAGGGGATAATGTACGAAAAGGAAACCCGATTCTGAAGATCAGTGATGCAGATTACCGTCAGACTGTGAATTCGACTAGAGCGATCTATGACAATGCTCAACTTGAAGTGCGAAAACTGCAACCTTTGGTCGATAAAGGGATTATTAGTCCGTATCAGTTGCAGACTGCGCAAAGCAATCTTCAGGCTGCGAGGGCTGCATATGAAAATGCACGAATCAATTTGGGATATACCGTAATAAAAAGTCCGGTCTCTGGGGTTGTGGGGAGAATAACGCTGAAACCCGGAAGTCTTGTGACGGCGGGACTGGCCGCTCCAATAACAACCGTTGCTAGTAGTGGAGACGTTTTTGCCTATTTTTCTTTTGATGAAAAGAAATTAATCCAATTATGCAATAACTCATCGGGCACTCTGAAGCAGAAAGTTGCTAAAATGCCTCCTGTAGAACTGGTTTTGGCGGATGGACAGAAATATGAGTATAAAGGAAAATTGCAATTGGGAAGTAGTATTGTGGATCAAACTACAGGATCGTTGCAAATGAAAGCAGTTTTCCCAAATCCTCAGGCTTTGCTACATACCGGTACAAGCGGAAAGATCAACGTTCCTTCGTTTTACTCAAATGTGATATTGGTGCCGCAAAAAGCTACTTACGAAATTCAGGATAAAAAAATGGTGTTTGTGGTCGATCCTCATGGGATTATTCATGCAACTAACATTACGGTGGTAAATGCAACATCTGATCAGTACGTCGTGGAAGATGGAGTCAATGTGGGTGATAAAATTGTGGTGGATGGCCTTAATCGTTTGAAAGACGGAGATAAGATTATTCCGATATCAGCACATGATAGAAACAAAGGGGGCAAGAGAACTGTGGCTGCAAAAAATTAG